One Leptolyngbya ohadii IS1 genomic window carries:
- a CDS encoding heme oxygenase (biliverdin-producing), whose protein sequence is MSQDLAQRLREGTKHSHTIAENTAYMKCFLKGIVEREPFRKLLANLYYVYSTLEAELRRHQNNPILKAVYFPELDRAAHLEQDLAYYYGENWREQIAPLPAGQVYVDRLREVSDTNPTLLIAHSYTRYMGDLSGGQALKNIVRSAMNLPADRGTAMYEFEQIPTIEAKRNFKEKYRDTLNSLPLDETAIQEIVDEANRAFMLNRDMVHELEDDVKAVIGSHVFDLLTRQDRPGSTERIPVAAQAPVAEYSI, encoded by the coding sequence ATGAGTCAGGACTTAGCGCAACGCCTCCGGGAAGGAACCAAACACTCCCACACGATCGCAGAGAATACCGCCTACATGAAGTGCTTCCTGAAAGGAATTGTGGAACGGGAGCCATTTCGGAAACTGCTGGCAAACCTGTACTACGTCTACAGCACCCTGGAAGCAGAACTGCGACGCCATCAAAATAACCCGATCTTGAAAGCCGTGTATTTCCCGGAACTCGATCGCGCTGCCCATCTGGAGCAGGATCTTGCTTATTACTACGGTGAAAACTGGCGGGAACAGATTGCTCCCCTCCCTGCCGGACAGGTTTATGTCGATCGCCTGCGGGAAGTCAGCGATACTAACCCGACTTTGCTAATTGCCCATTCCTATACTCGCTATATGGGCGATCTATCGGGGGGACAAGCATTGAAGAATATTGTTCGTTCTGCAATGAATCTGCCTGCCGATCGCGGTACAGCAATGTATGAGTTTGAGCAAATTCCAACGATCGAAGCAAAGCGGAATTTCAAGGAAAAATATCGGGATACACTGAATTCGCTGCCGCTGGATGAAACTGCGATTCAGGAAATTGTGGATGAGGCAAATCGTGCCTTTATGCTAAACCGCGATATGGTGCATGAGTTGGAAGACGATGTAAAAGCCGTGATTGGCAGCCATGTTTTTGATTTGCTGACTCGTCAGGATCGTCCCGGCAGTACGGAGCGGATTCCGGTTGCGGCTCAGGCACCTGTTGCAGAATATAGCATCTAG
- a CDS encoding heme-dependent oxidative N-demethylase family protein, whose amino-acid sequence MPRSIESSVKPGRWLSLGLQPLDECEWLEIEADALQQIELKRQLMNDRHDEVLASLPESIAAQQEVLDLLIAHLLQHYPQQYRQEGNQLHHDLTGQRWKISEFRQFPLELAGRLVPEDWCVLLPSENSHRDYVLMAGAVCFPFRWRLQDKLGRSLSGIHAPVPGYAKKLSRPVNSVFDRLRSDYPSVRFNWGIADTPSLFLPATHSETPADPTISIENAGCRLWLRIERQTLRRLPDTGGIVFGIRTTIESLQQIKADAVRANHLLEAIEQLPPTAQSYKSLLPLQSVLLSYLRG is encoded by the coding sequence ATGCCGCGATCGATCGAATCTTCTGTAAAACCGGGTCGGTGGCTTTCCCTGGGACTTCAGCCGCTGGACGAATGCGAATGGCTGGAAATAGAGGCTGATGCGCTTCAGCAAATTGAATTAAAGCGTCAGCTCATGAACGATCGCCATGATGAGGTTCTCGCCAGCTTACCGGAATCGATCGCCGCTCAGCAGGAAGTTCTCGATTTGCTGATTGCCCATTTGCTGCAACATTACCCGCAGCAGTATCGGCAGGAAGGAAATCAATTACATCATGATCTGACTGGACAGCGCTGGAAGATTAGCGAGTTTCGTCAGTTTCCGCTGGAGCTGGCAGGACGGCTTGTGCCGGAGGACTGGTGTGTGCTGCTGCCGAGTGAGAATTCCCACAGGGATTATGTTCTAATGGCGGGGGCGGTCTGTTTTCCGTTTCGCTGGCGACTGCAAGACAAACTGGGGCGATCGCTGAGCGGCATTCACGCTCCGGTTCCAGGCTACGCAAAAAAGCTCTCGCGTCCGGTAAATAGCGTCTTCGATCGCCTCCGGTCTGACTATCCCAGCGTCCGCTTTAACTGGGGAATTGCCGATACACCCAGCCTATTCCTACCTGCCACCCACAGCGAAACTCCCGCCGATCCCACTATTTCGATCGAGAATGCGGGTTGTCGGCTCTGGCTGAGAATCGAACGGCAGACTCTACGCCGCCTACCTGATACGGGAGGGATTGTTTTTGGCATTCGCACCACGATCGAATCCCTCCAGCAGATTAAGGCTGATGCAGTCAGGGCAAACCATTTGTTAGAAGCGATCGAACAGCTTCCTCCGACTGCCCAGAGCTACAAGAGTTTACTGCCACTCCAGTCAGTTTTGCTGTCTTACCTGCGTGGATAA
- a CDS encoding acyl-CoA desaturase yields the protein MTLNQELTAPQEKLRLNWTAVIFFASVHGVALLAPWFFSWSALGMTLLLHWLLGSIGICLGYHRLLSHRSFQVPQWLEYTIALVGAAALQGGPIFWVAGHRLHHAFTEDKTKDPYSAQKGFWWSHMMWIMYPRSEFFEYEQYKRYAPDLVRHSFYRWLNRYFILLQFPIALLLYVLGGWSFVIYGVFVRAVLLWHTTWMINSVTHVWGYRTFKIEDNSRNLWWAAILTYGEGWHNNHHAYPNVAKAGWRWWELDMTWWAILFLKQIGLARKVVMPPQKV from the coding sequence ATGACATTGAATCAAGAATTAACAGCCCCACAGGAAAAGCTGAGGCTGAACTGGACTGCGGTTATTTTTTTTGCGAGTGTGCATGGGGTAGCGCTGCTGGCTCCGTGGTTTTTCTCCTGGTCTGCGTTGGGGATGACGCTGTTGCTCCATTGGCTGCTGGGCAGTATTGGGATTTGTTTGGGGTATCATCGGCTGCTGAGTCACCGGAGTTTCCAAGTTCCCCAATGGCTTGAATATACGATCGCCCTGGTTGGCGCGGCGGCATTGCAGGGTGGACCTATCTTCTGGGTGGCGGGACATCGGCTGCACCATGCGTTTACCGAAGATAAAACGAAAGATCCCTATTCGGCGCAGAAGGGGTTCTGGTGGAGCCATATGATGTGGATTATGTATCCCCGATCAGAATTCTTTGAATATGAACAGTACAAGCGGTATGCGCCCGATCTGGTGCGTCACTCGTTTTATCGCTGGCTGAATCGCTACTTTATCCTCCTTCAATTCCCGATCGCTTTATTGCTGTATGTGCTGGGAGGTTGGTCATTTGTCATCTACGGTGTGTTTGTTCGAGCCGTTTTGCTGTGGCATACAACCTGGATGATCAATTCCGTCACCCATGTTTGGGGCTATCGCACGTTTAAGATTGAGGACAACTCGCGCAACCTGTGGTGGGCAGCGATTCTTACCTATGGCGAAGGCTGGCACAATAATCATCACGCCTATCCCAATGTGGCAAAAGCAGGCTGGCGCTGGTGGGAGCTGGATATGACCTGGTGGGCCATCCTGTTTCTGAAGCAAATTGGGCTGGCTCGCAAGGTGGTTATGCCGCCGCAAAAGGTTTGA
- the hemN gene encoding oxygen-independent coproporphyrinogen III oxidase — MTVSLPAVQFDSALLRKYDYPVPRYTSYPPATELKPEFEEIDFRASLAVGNYKKTPLSLYCHIPFCETPCYFCGCNTVITQRREISEPYLGYTLRHIRQMAGLVDRDRRSVNQMHWGGGTPNYLSLDQIETLWHEITQNFRFEDNAEVSIEVNPRPLDREYIRVLRQLGFNRISFGIQDFNPKVQEAINRIQPEETLFNVMDWVRAAGFESVNVDLIYGLPYQSLQTFRDTIRKTIKLNPDRIAVFNFAYVPWLKPIQRRIPQEALPEASEKLDILKMTIEELTENGYQYIGMDHFAKPNDELAVAQQQGQLHRNFQGYTTKPESDLVGFGVTSISMLNDVYVQNYKRLKEFYRTIDAGVLPIERGVSLSKEDIIRRTAIMELMCQFQLSKDDLQEKYHLSFDEDFDEYFFPERSELKRLEADGLVQLSHNHIQVTPIGRLLIRNIAAAFDAYLRQKITASFSKGI, encoded by the coding sequence ATGACTGTTTCGCTGCCTGCGGTTCAATTTGACTCTGCTTTGCTTCGCAAATACGATTATCCGGTTCCTCGCTATACCAGCTATCCGCCTGCGACAGAGTTAAAACCTGAATTTGAAGAAATTGATTTTCGCGCTTCGCTTGCCGTTGGCAACTATAAGAAAACGCCTTTGTCGCTCTATTGCCATATTCCATTCTGTGAAACACCCTGCTATTTTTGCGGCTGCAATACCGTGATTACCCAGCGGAGAGAAATCTCAGAACCCTACCTTGGCTATACGCTGCGGCATATTCGGCAAATGGCTGGTTTGGTCGATCGCGATCGGCGGAGTGTAAATCAGATGCACTGGGGCGGCGGAACCCCTAATTATCTATCGCTGGATCAGATTGAAACCCTCTGGCATGAAATCACCCAGAATTTTCGATTTGAGGACAATGCGGAAGTATCGATCGAAGTGAATCCGCGACCGCTCGATCGGGAATATATCAGAGTTTTGCGTCAGCTAGGGTTTAACCGAATTAGCTTTGGGATTCAGGACTTCAATCCTAAGGTGCAGGAGGCAATCAATCGCATTCAGCCGGAGGAAACCCTGTTTAACGTGATGGACTGGGTGCGGGCAGCAGGCTTTGAAAGTGTGAACGTTGATTTGATCTACGGTTTGCCCTACCAATCGCTGCAAACGTTTCGCGACACGATTCGCAAGACGATTAAGCTGAACCCCGATCGCATTGCGGTCTTTAATTTTGCCTATGTACCCTGGCTGAAGCCGATCCAGCGACGCATTCCCCAGGAAGCCCTACCTGAAGCATCCGAAAAGCTGGATATCCTGAAGATGACGATCGAGGAATTGACCGAAAACGGGTATCAGTACATTGGCATGGATCATTTTGCCAAACCCAATGATGAATTAGCCGTTGCCCAGCAGCAGGGACAGCTTCACCGCAATTTTCAAGGATATACAACGAAGCCCGAATCCGATCTGGTTGGGTTTGGAGTCACTTCGATCAGTATGCTGAATGACGTTTATGTGCAGAACTACAAGCGACTGAAGGAGTTTTATCGGACGATCGATGCTGGAGTGCTGCCGATCGAGCGGGGGGTTAGCCTCAGCAAGGAAGATATTATTCGCCGCACGGCAATCATGGAATTGATGTGCCAGTTTCAGCTTTCCAAGGATGATTTGCAGGAGAAATATCACCTCAGTTTCGATGAGGATTTTGATGAATACTTCTTTCCTGAGCGATCGGAGCTAAAGCGCTTGGAAGCCGATGGACTGGTTCAACTATCGCACAATCACATCCAGGTGACGCCGATCGGACGGCTGCTGATTCGTAACATTGCGGCTGCATTTGATGCCTATTTGAGACAGAAAATTACGGCAAGTTTCTCGAAAGGAATTTAG